A section of the Macadamia integrifolia cultivar HAES 741 chromosome 9, SCU_Mint_v3, whole genome shotgun sequence genome encodes:
- the LOC122088107 gene encoding phosphatidylinositol transfer protein 3-like isoform X4, with product MLKESLKWRLEYKPEKIHWEDVACDAETGKIYRSNYLDKYGRTVLVMRPGFQNTTSTRRQIKYLVYCMENAIMNLASDQEQMVWLIDFQGWTMGCVSMKVTRETTRILQDHYPERLGIAILHNPPKIFESFWTMVKPFLEPKTYKKAKFVYSHCPESQKIFEDLFDMDKLESAFGGRNTVGFDYKEYSEQMREDDRKMTDFINSGYSPPSVLSDFPQSESSVSGCGSYEEVSCGDDRIDPAGSDDLTDEKIPGHLGCKDCANVLTEAQEKVMQMSESA from the exons GAGGATGTTGCCTGTGATGCTGAGACAGGGAAGATCTACAGGTCCAACTACTTAGACAAGTATGGAAGGACTGTTCTAGTCATGAGACCTGGTTTCCAG aaCACAACCTCGACAAGAAGGCAGataaaatatttggtttattgtATGGAGAATGCCATAATGAATTTGGCCTCAGATCAGGAACAGATGGTATGGCTAATCGACTTTCAAGGGTGGACTATGGGGTGTGTATCAATGAAGGTCACTCGTGAAACAACTCGTATATTGCAGGATCATTACCCTGAGAGGCTGGGCATAGCAATCCTCCATAATCCGCCAAAAATTTTTGAGTCTTTTTGGACG ATGGTGAAACCCTTTCTAGAGCCTAAGACGTACAAGAAAGCGAAATTTGTATATTCTCATTGCCCAGAAAGCCAAAAGATATTTGAGGACCTTTTTGATATGGACAAGCTTGAATCTGCATTTGGAGGACGAAACACAGTTGGGTTTGACTACAAAGAATACAGTGAGCAGATGAGAGAGGATGACAGGAAGATGACTGATTTCATTAACTCAGGATATTCGCCTCCATCAGTTTTATCTGATTTCCCGCAGTCAGAGTCATCAGTTTCAGGATGTGGTTCATATGAAGAAGTGTCTTGTGGAGATGATAGAATTGATCCGGCAGGTAGTGATGATCTTACAGATGAGAAGATACCTGGCCACCTTGGCTGCAAAGATTGTGCTAATGTGCTTACAGAGGCTCAGGAAAAGGTGATGCAAATGAGTGAGTCAGCTTAA